The Cetobacterium ceti genome segment TTAGATAGATTAAGTCGTAATACTATGGATCTATTAGAAATTGTTAAGCAAATTCAAGATAAGGGAGCTACTTTAAAAGTCTTAGATAAAGATATTGATACTGCTACCCCTATTGGTAAATTTTTTCTAACAGTAATTGGTGCTGTTGCTGAATTAGAAAGAGAAAATATAAACAAAAGAATTAAAGAAGGTATTGCTATTGCTAAAGAACAAGGAAAGTATAAAGGAAGAAAAAAAGGTAGTATTGAATTAAAAGGTGAATCTTTAAATAGGTTTAAAATATTTTATAAAAAAGGATTTAATAAAACTGAATTATCAAAAGAATTTAAAGTTTCTCGTTCTACTATTTATCGATGGGAAAAAGTGCTTAAAGAAAGAAATCAAATTTAATTTTAATATATAAAAAATAGCAGCTCACAAAAAAAATGTAAGCTGCTTTTCTTTTTCTTCGTTAATGCTATATAATATTACCATGAATAAAAATA includes the following:
- a CDS encoding recombinase family protein, whose product is MIKYYIRVSTVEQKLHRQLLAYKDADITYIDKTSGKDMNRPKLQEMLTNLLPKDIVVVKSLDRLSRNTMDLLEIVKQIQDKGATLKVLDKDIDTATPIGKFFLTVIGAVAELERENINKRIKEGIAIAKEQGKYKGRKKGSIELKGESLNRFKIFYKKGFNKTELSKEFKVSRSTIYRWEKVLKERNQI